DNA from Nitrospirota bacterium:
ATCGTTTTAATCACTACATCACTCGTGTCTATATCCGTTATATTATCAAGCAAATTTAGTGCCATAATTTTAAGTTCACCGTTCACTGTTTACGATTATTTAATTGCTGTGAACCGTGAACCGTTGACTGTGAACTTTTAATATACCTGAACACCTGCACCCTCATATTATAAGAATCCGCTACATATATTTTATCATCATTTGAAATGCTTATGCCTCCCGGAAGCGCAAACTCTCCATGCTTCGTCCCCTGTCTGCCGAACACAAGCAGCGGCTGCCCTGACTTATCAAATATAGTAACCGCCTCAAAAAGCGTATCGGTTATGTATATATGGCCTTCGCTGTCGAGGGCAATACCCCTCGGATTGGCCAAATCTCCTGCAGCATTTCCCCTTCTGCCGAACTTGCCAACAAATTTCCCCTGTTTATCAATTATTTGAACTCTTATATTCATTGTATCGGTAATGTATAAATTTCCATCTCTTCCAAGAGCAATAAAGGTCGGACGGTTAAACTCGCCGTTGCCGCCGCCGTACCCTCCGATTGTTTTTATATATTTGCCGTCCAGACTATAAACAAAAATTTTGCTTGCAAGGGTATCAACCACGTAGAGGGCGCCTGACATATTGTCTATAGCGATTCCGGTAGGCCTTTGCATAACATTGTCAGAGCCTATTTCTCTCAGAAACTTTCCCATTTTATTAAAAACATATACCCTTCTCATGACAGAGTCTGATATGTAGATATTGCCTTCATTATCCACCGCCACGTCTATAGGGGAAGAAAGACGGGTTTTCTTACTTACACCCTCTATAACAAAATATTTGCTATCTTTGGGGTCAAAGACATGAACTGACTGATCGGCAGTATCTGTAACATATAGCCTGCCGTTGTCGTCAGCAAAAATGCCAAAGGGCTTTATAAGTCCTTCCCTTGACTCACCTGCAACAAACTCCCATACGCGGCGGAAAAAACCCTTTTTAATCTGAAAATCATCAGGGGTTGTGATGGAATATAAAAATTCTATCCTCGGCTCCCAAGGCGGCGGAGGCCAGACAATATGCTCCTTTTGGACTTCGCCGGTATTCTTACCCGGTCCCATGCTGATGCTCATAAAAGCAGCCATGATAATGAGGAGATAAAGGGTTTTTCTAAGTTTTGTTATCATTCAATCTCTCAAAACGAGACGACAGTTATACAGTTTTTCAGCAAATACCTTGCTCATACCTTCAATATCATTTAAAAGTGTAACCTTCTCCTGCTGCGTCTTCTCCATTTTCTCAACAAGGTTCTGCATCCCCTTCCGGGCGGCCTGCAATGAAGTTATATCCTGTTTCATCGTCTCGGTAAGCAATTTTAATGGTTCGTTGATCTCCTTTATACCATTGTCGAGGTTCGTAAGGGTGAGATTTCCTTCACCAATATTTTTTAATGCATCGTTAAAAGACAAAAGCCTTGCGGATATCCTCTTAAATATGAGATGAGCAAATAAATATGCCGCGATAACGAGCGCTGCTGTGGATATAGCCACTGTCTTTATCATTACAGGAAAAACTACTTCCCAAGGGGTAATGGGTGAAATATGCGACCTGTAGATTAATCTATCGAATTCCTTTGCTGAGAAATGCCAGATAAGCATACTGGCGCTCACAGTAATAAACAGACCGAGTATCAGAAAGTAGATGGTAAACCTGCCCTGGAGTCTTCTGTTTATGAAATAATGTCTTCTTTTGTAAGGGCGTTGCAGATTCTCAGCCATTTAACCTCCTCTACCTTTACCTGATTATTTCTTGTGACACGCCAGACAGAGGGCGCTGCCCCTGTTACTTATTGCAAGATCAAACCTTTCCTTTGAATATATGTTATGGCACGACC
Protein-coding regions in this window:
- a CDS encoding SMP-30/gluconolactonase/LRE family protein, yielding MITKLRKTLYLLIIMAAFMSISMGPGKNTGEVQKEHIVWPPPPWEPRIEFLYSITTPDDFQIKKGFFRRVWEFVAGESREGLIKPFGIFADDNGRLYVTDTADQSVHVFDPKDSKYFVIEGVSKKTRLSSPIDVAVDNEGNIYISDSVMRRVYVFNKMGKFLREIGSDNVMQRPTGIAIDNMSGALYVVDTLASKIFVYSLDGKYIKTIGGYGGGNGEFNRPTFIALGRDGNLYITDTMNIRVQIIDKQGKFVGKFGRRGNAAGDLANPRGIALDSEGHIYITDTLFEAVTIFDKSGQPLLVFGRQGTKHGEFALPGGISISNDDKIYVADSYNMRVQVFRYIKSSQSTVHGSQQLNNRKQ